Proteins encoded together in one Telopea speciosissima isolate NSW1024214 ecotype Mountain lineage chromosome 6, Tspe_v1, whole genome shotgun sequence window:
- the LOC122664355 gene encoding scarecrow-like protein 6 yields the protein MWGMPFSLRGKGVLEVADISDFSSSISSVSGSKWKEGSCLGSEPTSVLDTRRSPSPPTSTSTLSSSLGGGGGSTDTAGVAAVSDNRPQKWPSTQQQEDSSAAVAEPPGVGGGVARKDEWASELQPIPTALEIVSGGGTGAEKCGLGMEDWESMLSESAASPGQEQSLLRWIMGDVEDPSSGLKQLLQSGGGSEFEANAGFGIVDQGFSFELSGGGVGASASGSGNVMGTINPSLSIPGSGFPVNSNATTTATTTTNTTNNNHSGRIGLVPNTASPPNYKMPCFVPNSSSNPPNSIFSSSPNNHPLNLPLSLPPGVFYQQQQPHLEPSDEKPQLFNPQLLINQSQVHHPQNPAFFVPLSFSQQGQHFLSPHSKRHHAAAVDPTSQIPKVPFTDSGQEVFMRRQQQQPQAFPHQLQLLPHHLQQRETMAPKPKVMGAGDEVAYQQQQQQTLVDQLVKAAELVETGNLVHARGILARLNQQLSPVGKPLQRAAFYFKEALQLLLLTNNTGSSPPQRNSTPFDVVLKIGAYKAFSEISPLLQFANFTCNQALLEVLDGYDRIHIIDFDIGLGGQWASFMQELAVRIRGVPSLKITAFASPSSHDPLELGLTRDNLTHFANDLGIAFELDIVSLDSIDPASWSLGLLHVSDSEAVAVNLPVGSSPNHPSSMPSLLRFVKQLSPKIVVSVDRACDRSDLPFSQHFLSALHSYSFLLDSLDAVNVNSDAVHKIEKFLFQPRIEGIILGRQRAPDKLPPWRSLVAQAGFNPFTFSNFTETQAECLVKRHQVRGFHVEKRQAALVLCWQRRELVSASAWRC from the coding sequence ATGTGGGGAATGCCCTTTAGTTTGCGGGGGAAGGGGGTGTTAGAAGTTGCAGATATTTCAGACttctcttcttcgatttcttcggTGTCAGGGAGCAAGTGGAAGGAGGGTAGCTGCTTGGGCAGCGAACCAACATCTGTACTGGATACAAGGAGGAGTCCCAGCCCACCAACATCGACGTCAACCCTGTCTTCTTCATTGGGCGGAGGAGGCGGCTCAACCGACACTGCCGGCGTGGCGGCGGTTTCCGATAACCGCCCACAGAAATGGCCGTCTACCCAGCAGCAGGAGGACAGCTCGGCTGCAGTAGCTGAGCCGCCTGGCGTTGGTGGTGGTGTTGCACGCAAGGACGAATGGGCTTCGGAGCTTCAACCGATTCCGACTGCGTTAGAGATTGTTAGCGGTGGTGGTACTGGTGCAGAAAAATGTGGCCTTGGAATGGAGGATTGGGAGAGCATGTTATCAGAATCAGCAGCTTCGCCTGGCCAAGAACAGTCGCTCCTGCGATGGATCATGGGCGATGTCGAAGACCCATCTTCGGGTTTGAAGCAGTTGTTGCAAAGTGGAGGTGGTTCGGAGTTCGAAGCCAATGCTGGTTTCGGGATCGTTGATCAGGGTTTCAGTTTTGAGCTCAGTGGAGGAGGTGTGGGTGCTTCGGCCAGTGGTAGTGGTAATGTGATGGGTACCATCAATCCTTCTCTATCTATTCCTGGTTCTGGGTTTCCTGTCAATAGCAACGCCACTAcaaccgccaccaccaccaccaacaccaccaacAACAACCACAGTGGAAGGATTGGCTTAGTCCCCAACACAGCTTCTCCTCCTAATTACAAAATGCCTTGTTTTGTTCCCAACAGCAGTAGCAACCCTCCCAActccattttctcttcttcccctaaCAACCACCCTCTGAATCTCCCTCTATCTTTACCTCCGGGCGTTTTttatcagcagcagcaaccacATCTTGAGCCTTCTGATGAAAAGCCACAGCTTTTCAATCCACAATTGCTAATAAACCAGTCACAAGTCCATCATCCTCAGAACCCGGCTTTCTTCGTGCCATTATCTTTCTCGCAGCAAGGGCAGCACTTCCTTTCTCCCCATTCAAAGCGCCACCATGCTGCCGCGGTTGATCCGACCTCTCAGATCCCCAAGGTTCCGTTCACTGACTCGGGTCAAGAGGTTTTCATGCGGAGGCAACAGCAGCAACCACAGGCCTTCCCACATCAGCTGCAATTGcttcctcatcatcttcaacaGAGGGAAACAATGGCACCGAAGCCCAAGGTGATGGGCGCAGGTGACGAAGTGGCTTaccagcagcaacagcagcagacGTTGGTCGACCAGCTCGTCAAGGCCGCCGAGCTGGTTGAGACCGGGAATTTAGTACACGCGCGAGGGATATTGGCGCGGCTCAATCAGCAGCTCTCCCCAGTAGGGAAGCCCCTCCAAAGGGCTGCTTTCTACTTCAAGGAGGCCCTGCAACTGCTCCTCCTTACTAACAACACAGGCTCATCTCCTCCACAGAGGAATTCCACACCTTTTGATGTTGTTCTCAAGATCGGTGCCTACAAGGCCTTCTCGGAGATATCTCCACTCCTGCAATTTGCCAATTTCACCTGCAATCAGGCCCTCCTTGAAGTACTTGATGGGTATGATCGAATCCACATTATAGATTTTGATATTGGACTTGGCGGGCAATGGGCATCCTTCATGCAGGAACTTGCAGTGAGGATTAGAGGTGTCCCTTCCTTGAAGATTACTGCCTTTGCCTCTCCGTCCTCTCATGATCCACTTGAGCTTGGTCTTACAAGAGACAACTTGACCCACTTTGCTAACGACCTTGGGATTGCATTTGAGCTTGACATCGTAAGCCTTGATTCCATTGACCCAGCTTCCTGGTCGCTTGGCCTCCTCCATGTTTCAGATAGTGAGGCAGTTGCAGTTAACCTCCCCGTTGGGTCATCTCCCAATCATCCATCCTCTATGCCCTCACTCCTCCGGTTTGTTAAACAGCTCTCCCCCAAAATTGTGGTATCCGTGGATCGTGCGTGTGATCGCAGCGACCTTCCTTTCTCACAGCACTTCCTCAGTGCACTTCATTCGTATTCATTCCTGCTGGACTCATTAGATGCAGTAAACGTTAACTCAGATGCTGTGCACAAGATTGAGAAGTTCCTATTCCAGCCAAGGATTGAGGGCATTATACTGGGACGGCAGCGTGCTCCGGACAAATTGCCACCTTGGAGGTCTCTCGTTGCTCAAGCTGGGTTCAACCCGTTCACATTCAGCAATTTCACTGAGACCCAGGCTGAGTGCCTGGTTAAGAGGCATCAAGTTAGAGGATTCCACGTCGAGAAGCGCCAGGCGGCGCTTGTGCTCTGCTGGCAGCGACGGGAGCTCGTCTCAGCATCTGCTTGGAGGTGCTGA